The following proteins are co-located in the Triticum aestivum cultivar Chinese Spring chromosome 1A, IWGSC CS RefSeq v2.1, whole genome shotgun sequence genome:
- the LOC123046445 gene encoding endoribonuclease Dicer homolog 3b isoform X2, which translates to MAMADDDDGPLPPPPPPPPPRRPHRQLQPRRYQVEVFEAALQGNTIAVLDTGSGKTMVAVLLARHHVGRVRAGEVPRRIVFFLAPTVHLVHQQFEVIREYTDLDAAECYGASGVGDWSTDRWNKEVGSKEIAVMTPQILLDALRHAFVTMSAVSLLIFDECHRACGNHPYTRIMKEFYLGSQWRPAVFGMTASPVATKGTCTVQDCEAHIGQLELTLDAKVYIIKDRSELESFSPPATIVHEYYDAYSIDFEDLKSKLQILYEEYDALLASLQESSPNKFEDTNNILETSRKTLFRYHEKIFYGLNYLGPIITAEVVKIYNESIKTLGDSEDCLFSKASFSLHVAYFKEALDLIEEVLPHGYGELMKSESGSAELIKRGYISSKVDALINIFKSFGSSNEVLCLIFVDRIMTAKAVERFMRGIVSFSSFSISYLTGGSTSKDSLSPAVQRYTLDLFRSGKVNLLFTTDVTEEGIDVPNCSCVIRFDLPRTVCSYVQSRGRARRSSSNYVLMIERGNMDQQEHIFRIIRTEYYIKHFALYRHKNPNVSSSEWPMQDKYAYYVDSTGATITADCCVDLIRKYCEKLPKDRYYMPKPSFAVAIEDGSYQCTLTLPPNAAFQRIVGPLCSTSNLAKQLVSLDACKKLHQLGELNDHLLPFTEEPIEIDVALRDGKFLSGPGTTKRKELHGTRNVLALSGSWIHESESVTLNAYRFDFLCDQEGENYAGFVLLMESALDDDVACSKMDLFLIPNKMVYTTVTPCGKVQLDKKQLRDGKLFQEFFFNGIFGRLFHGSRTSGVQREFLFRKGHEIQWSSESMYLLLPLRHSPHIQQDLNIYWEAVESCTQAVEQLRNLYLEDENIRANFIQHRSIKEKDIIHLANKSLHFSSIKDSVVLSLHTGRIYSVLDLIYDTTAEDSFEEMYNGKASPFSSFMDYYREKYGIVIQHPKQPLLLLKQSHNAHNLLFSKSKYIDGSTGDPLLMEKEQIHARVPPELLIHIDVTIEVLKSFYLLPSVMHRLQSLMLASQLRRDIGYTQHIPSYLILEAITTLRCCETFSLERLELLGDSVLKYVIGCDLFLRYPMKHEGHLSDMRSNAVCNATLHKHGIWRSLQGYVRDSAFDPRRWVAPGQISLRPFPCNCGIETAFVPTNGRYISDDPSFVVGKPCDRAHRWMCSKAISDCVEALVGAYYVGGGIVAALWVMKWFGIEIKCDRKLVQEVKLNASYICYLPKISVIEELEAKLKYNFSVKGLLLEAITHPSLQELGVDYCYQRLEFLGDSVLDLLITRYLYVTHTDVDPGELTDLRSALVSNENFAEVVLRNNIHSHLQHGSGILLEQITEYVRSNLECQGKVNKFLQHATCKVPKVLGDIMESIAGAIFVDTDFNVDVVWKIVEPLLSPMITPDNLALPPYRELLELCSHLGYFINSKCSSKGEEVSIEMSVQLRDELLIAQGQDRNKKSAKAKAAARILADLKKRGLSMKQCPSKAKQSGIISSDQQYPLASLESPLDYCQVNVNPSLGGLPSLKEAVVLRLKMDKGGPRSALFKLCKRLQWPMPEFEFVEQRFRTPIVLDGVTTTNFNSFVSTITLHIPDVAAITLQGERRTDKKSSQDSASLTMLHKLQELKVCICKT; encoded by the exons ATGGCCATggccgacgacgacgacggccccctgcccccgcctccgccgccgccgccgcctcgccgtccccaCAGGCAGCTCCAGCCGAGGAG GTACCAGGTGGAGGTGTTCGAGGCGGCGCTGCAGGGGAACACCATCGCGGTGCTCGACACCGGCTCCGGGAAGACCATGGTCGCCGTCCTGCTCGCGCGCCACCACGTGGGCCGCGTGCGCGCCGGGGAGGTGCCCCGCCggatcgtcttcttcctcgcgcccaCCGTGCACCTCGTCCACCAG CAATTCGAGGTGATTCGGGAGTACACAGACCTCGACGCCGCGGAGTGCTACGGAGCTTCGGGGGTCGGCGACTGGAGTACAGACCGCTGGAACAAGGAAGTTGGGAGCAAGGAG ATTGCTGTTATGACGCCCCAGATATTGTTGGATGCCCTGAGGCATGCCTTTGTAACAATGAGTGCAGTGAGCCTGCTAATATTTGATGAATGCCATCGTGCCTGTGGAAACCACCCATATACACGAATAATGAAG GAATTTTACCTTGGTTCTCAGTGGAGGCCAGCTGTATTTGGAATGACAGCATCTCCTGTTGCTACTAAAG GCACTTGCACGGTACAAGATTGTGAAGCACACATTGGTCAACTTGAACTTACATTGGATGCAAAG GTATATATCATAAAAGATCGTAGTGAACTTGAGAGCTTTTCCCCTCCTGCAACAATTGTGCACGAATACTATGATGCTTACTCGATTGATTTCGAAGATCTGAAATCGAAGCTCCAGATATTGTATGAAGAG TATGATGCTTTGTTGGCTAGTCTGCAAGAATCGTCACCAAATAAATTTGAAGACACGAATAACATATTAGAGACATCAAGAAAGACCTTGTTCAGATACCATGAGAAGATATTTTATGGCCTAAATTATCTTGGTCCAATCATCACCGCTGAG GTAGTGAAGATATATAATGAAAGCATTAAGACACTGGGTGATTCTGAAGATTGTCTCTTCTCGAAAGCTAGCTTCAGCCTGCATGTAGCTTATTTTAAAGAAGCTTTAGATTTAATTGAGGAAGTATTGCCACATG GTTATGGTGAACTAATGAAATCAGAATCTGGTTCTGCGGAATTAATTAAAAGGGGGTATATTTCTTCAAAAGTGGATGCTCTAATCAACATTTTTAAATCATTTGG GTCATCAAACGAAGTGCTTTGCCTAATTTTTGTAGATAGAATTATGACAGCTAAAGCTGTTGAGAGGTTCATGAGAGGAATTGTTAGTTTCTCTAGTTTTTCAATTTCTTACTTGACTGGAGGGAGTACATCAAAAGATTCTCTGAGCCCAGCAGTGCAGAGATATACTTTAGACTTGTTCCGATCTGGAAAG GTGAACTTGCTTTTCACCACAGATGTAACTGAAGAGGGTATTGATGTACCTAACTGTTCTTGTGTCATACGCTTCGACCTGCCCAGAACTGTTTGTAGCTACGTTCAATCTCGTGGTCGTGCCAGAAGGAGCAGCTCAAATTATGTTCTTATGATTGAGAG GGGAAACATGGATCAGCAGGAACACATATTCCGCATAATACGGACTGAGTACTATATTAAACACTTCGCTCTGTATAGGCACAAAAACCCCAATGTTTCATCCTCTGAGTGGCCTATGCAAGATAAGTATGCATACTATGTTGATTCAACAGGAGCAACTATAACTGCAGACTGCTGTGTTGATCTGATCCGTAAATATTGTGAGAAACTTCCTAAAGATAG GTATTACATGCCAAAGCCTTCCTTTGCGGTGGCTATCGAAGATGGATCATACCAATGCACCTTGACTTTGCCTCCAAATGCGGCGTTTCAAAGGATAGTTGGCCCTTTATGCAGTACAAGTAATTTAGCCAAGCAGCTTGTATCCCTAGATGCGTGCAAGAAATTGCATCAGCTAGGAGAACTCAATGATCATCTTCTACCCTTCACCGAAGAACCTATTGAAATTGATGTTGCTTTAAGAGATGGGAAATTCCTTTCTGGACCAG GAACGACTAAAAGAAAGGAGCTCCATGGAACAAGAAATGTTCTTGCCCTGTCAGGATCGTGGATTCATGAAAGTGAAAGTGTCACATTGAATGCTTATAGATTCGATTTTCTTTGTGACCAAGAGGGTGAAAACTATGCTGGGTTTGTTCTCTTAATGGAATCAGCACTTGATGATGATGTAGCTTGTTCTAAAATGGATCTATTCCTGATCCCTAATAAAATGGTGTACACCACCGTAACTCCGTGTGGAAAAGTTCAACTGGACAAAAAACAG CTACGTGACGGGAAGTTGTTCCAAGAATTCTTTTTCAATGGAATATTTGGTAGATTATTTCATGGATCTCGAACAAGTGGAGTGCAAAGGGAATTTCTTTTCAGAAAAGGTCATGAAATACAATGGAGCTCAGAGAGCATGTACTTACTTTTACCTTTGAGGCATTCACCACACATCCAGCAAGATTTAAACATATACTGGGAGGCAGTTGAATCCTGCACCCAGGCGGTGGAGCAGTTGAGAAATTTGTATCTGGAAGATGAAAATATCCGTGCAAATTTTATTCAACATAGAAGTATCAAGGAGAAAGACATTATTCATCTGGCCAACAAATCTCttcatttttctagcatcaaagaTTCAGTTGTGCTATCGCTTCATACTGGAAGGATATACTCTGTTCTTGACTTGATCTATGACACAACTGCTGAAGACTCGTTTGAAGAGATGTATAATGGAAAAGCTTCACCGTTTTCTTCATTCATGGACTACTACCGTGAAAA GTATGGTATTGTTATTCAACATCCAAAGCAACCGTTGTTGCTGTTAAAGCAAAGCCACAATGCACACAATCTTCTTTTTTCAAAATCGAAGTACATAG ATGGTTCTACGGGTGATCCTTTGCTCATGGAAAAAGAGCAAATACACGCCCGGGTCCCACCTGAATTGTTAATCCACATTGATGTGACAATTGAAGTTCTCAAATCTTTTTATTTATTGCCTTCTGTAATGCATCGACTTCAGTCTCTCATGCTAGCCAGCCAGCTCCGCAGAGATATTGGTTACACTCAACATATACCAAGTTACCTG ATTTTGGAAGCTATCACAACTTTAAGGTGCTGCGAAACATTTTCCCTGGAGCGTTTAGAATTATTGGGAGACTCAGTACTAAAATATGTGATAGGATGTGACCTGTTTTTAAGGTATCCTATGAAACATGAAGGTCATCTTTCTGATATGAGATCAAATGCTGTCTGCAATGCTACGCTTCATAAGCACGGAATCTGGCGATCCTTGCAG GGTTACGTGCGGGATAGTGCATTTGACCCACGGCGTTGGGTTGCTCCTGGGCAGATATCTTTGCGCCCTTTTCCTTGTAACTGCGGAATTGAGACTGCATTTGTTCCAACTAATGGAAGGTATATCAGCGACGACCCATCTTTTGTCGTTGGAAAACCATGTGATAGAGCTCACAGATGGATGTGCTCGAAAGCAATATCTGATTGTGTTGAAGCCCTAGTTGGAGCATATTATGTCGGTGGTGGCATAGTTGCTGCACTTTGGGTTATGAAGTGGTTCGGTATTGAAATAAAATGCGATAGGAAGTTGGTACAGGAAGTAAAGCTCAACGCATCTTATATATGCTACTTACCTAAAATAAGTGTTATTGAGGAGTTGGAAGCAAAACTGAAGTACAACTTCTCAGTCAAGGGCCTTCTACTGGAAGCCATAACTCATCCATCTCTGCAGGAATTAGGGGTTGACTACTGTTACCAG CGTCTGGAATTTCTGGGTGATTCTGTGCTGGATCTACTAATTACACGCTATCTCTATGTTACCCATACTGATGTTGATCCTGGAGAATTGACAGACTTACGTTCCGCTTTGGTTAGTAATGAGAATTTTGCAGAAGTAGTTTTAAGAAATAACATTCACAGTCATCTACAGCATGGGTCTGGAATACTTTTGGAGCAAATCACAGAATATGTTAGATCCAATTTGGAGTGCCAAGGGAAGGTTAATAAATTCCTTCAACATGCTACATGTAAAGTACCTAAG GTGCTTGGAGACATTATGGAAAGCATTGCCGGTGCAATATTTGTAGACACAGATTTTAATGTTGATGTGGTTTGGAAGATTGTTGAACCGTTGCTTTCCCCAATGATAACCCCTGATAATCTTGCATTGCCACCTTATCGGGAGTTGTTAGAGCTGTGTAGTCACCTTGGTTATTTCATAAATTCAAAATGCAGTAGTAAAGGAGAAGAAGTAAGTATAGAGATGTCAGTGCAATTACGAGATGAACTGCTGATAGCGCAAGGACAAGACAGAAATAAGAAGAGTGCAAAGGCAAAAGCAGCAGCTCGTATATTGGCAGATCTGAAG AAAAGAGGCCTTTCAATGAAACAATGTCCTTCTAAAGCTAAGCAGTCGGGTATTATATCTTCGGACCAGCAGTATCCTTTGGCAAGT TTGGAATCACCACTTGATTATTGTCAGGTGAATGTCAATCCTAGCCTAGGAGGCCTTCCCTCACTGAAAGAAGCAG TTGTTCTTCGGCTCAAAATGGACAAAGGTGGACCACGAAGTGCTCTTTTTAAGCTATGCAAGAGGTTGCAGTGGCCAATGCCAGAATTCGAATTTGTGGAACAAAGGTTCAG GACTCCTATTGTTCTGGACGGGGTAACCACAACGAACTTCAATAGCTTCGTGTCAACCATCACCTTGCACATACCTGATGTAGCAGCCATTACACTTCAAGGTGAGCGGCGAACTGACAAAAAGAGTTCCCAGGATTCAGCATCGCTGACAATGCTCCACAAGCTTCAAGAGCTCAAGGTCTGTATATGCAAGACTTAG
- the LOC123046445 gene encoding endoribonuclease Dicer homolog 3b isoform X1, with protein MAMADDDDGPLPPPPPPPPPRRPHRQLQPRRYQVEVFEAALQGNTIAVLDTGSGKTMVAVLLARHHVGRVRAGEVPRRIVFFLAPTVHLVHQQFEVIREYTDLDAAECYGASGVGDWSTDRWNKEVGSKEIAVMTPQILLDALRHAFVTMSAVSLLIFDECHRACGNHPYTRIMKEFYLGSQWRPAVFGMTASPVATKGTCTVQDCEAHIGQLELTLDAKVTSASSTSFTLNFIEPLEMVSIPYMPFQVYIIKDRSELESFSPPATIVHEYYDAYSIDFEDLKSKLQILYEEYDALLASLQESSPNKFEDTNNILETSRKTLFRYHEKIFYGLNYLGPIITAEVVKIYNESIKTLGDSEDCLFSKASFSLHVAYFKEALDLIEEVLPHGYGELMKSESGSAELIKRGYISSKVDALINIFKSFGSSNEVLCLIFVDRIMTAKAVERFMRGIVSFSSFSISYLTGGSTSKDSLSPAVQRYTLDLFRSGKVNLLFTTDVTEEGIDVPNCSCVIRFDLPRTVCSYVQSRGRARRSSSNYVLMIERGNMDQQEHIFRIIRTEYYIKHFALYRHKNPNVSSSEWPMQDKYAYYVDSTGATITADCCVDLIRKYCEKLPKDRYYMPKPSFAVAIEDGSYQCTLTLPPNAAFQRIVGPLCSTSNLAKQLVSLDACKKLHQLGELNDHLLPFTEEPIEIDVALRDGKFLSGPGTTKRKELHGTRNVLALSGSWIHESESVTLNAYRFDFLCDQEGENYAGFVLLMESALDDDVACSKMDLFLIPNKMVYTTVTPCGKVQLDKKQLRDGKLFQEFFFNGIFGRLFHGSRTSGVQREFLFRKGHEIQWSSESMYLLLPLRHSPHIQQDLNIYWEAVESCTQAVEQLRNLYLEDENIRANFIQHRSIKEKDIIHLANKSLHFSSIKDSVVLSLHTGRIYSVLDLIYDTTAEDSFEEMYNGKASPFSSFMDYYREKYGIVIQHPKQPLLLLKQSHNAHNLLFSKSKYIDGSTGDPLLMEKEQIHARVPPELLIHIDVTIEVLKSFYLLPSVMHRLQSLMLASQLRRDIGYTQHIPSYLILEAITTLRCCETFSLERLELLGDSVLKYVIGCDLFLRYPMKHEGHLSDMRSNAVCNATLHKHGIWRSLQGYVRDSAFDPRRWVAPGQISLRPFPCNCGIETAFVPTNGRYISDDPSFVVGKPCDRAHRWMCSKAISDCVEALVGAYYVGGGIVAALWVMKWFGIEIKCDRKLVQEVKLNASYICYLPKISVIEELEAKLKYNFSVKGLLLEAITHPSLQELGVDYCYQRLEFLGDSVLDLLITRYLYVTHTDVDPGELTDLRSALVSNENFAEVVLRNNIHSHLQHGSGILLEQITEYVRSNLECQGKVNKFLQHATCKVPKVLGDIMESIAGAIFVDTDFNVDVVWKIVEPLLSPMITPDNLALPPYRELLELCSHLGYFINSKCSSKGEEVSIEMSVQLRDELLIAQGQDRNKKSAKAKAAARILADLKKRGLSMKQCPSKAKQSGIISSDQQYPLASLESPLDYCQVNVNPSLGGLPSLKEAVVLRLKMDKGGPRSALFKLCKRLQWPMPEFEFVEQRFRTPIVLDGVTTTNFNSFVSTITLHIPDVAAITLQGERRTDKKSSQDSASLTMLHKLQELKVCICKT; from the exons ATGGCCATggccgacgacgacgacggccccctgcccccgcctccgccgccgccgccgcctcgccgtccccaCAGGCAGCTCCAGCCGAGGAG GTACCAGGTGGAGGTGTTCGAGGCGGCGCTGCAGGGGAACACCATCGCGGTGCTCGACACCGGCTCCGGGAAGACCATGGTCGCCGTCCTGCTCGCGCGCCACCACGTGGGCCGCGTGCGCGCCGGGGAGGTGCCCCGCCggatcgtcttcttcctcgcgcccaCCGTGCACCTCGTCCACCAG CAATTCGAGGTGATTCGGGAGTACACAGACCTCGACGCCGCGGAGTGCTACGGAGCTTCGGGGGTCGGCGACTGGAGTACAGACCGCTGGAACAAGGAAGTTGGGAGCAAGGAG ATTGCTGTTATGACGCCCCAGATATTGTTGGATGCCCTGAGGCATGCCTTTGTAACAATGAGTGCAGTGAGCCTGCTAATATTTGATGAATGCCATCGTGCCTGTGGAAACCACCCATATACACGAATAATGAAG GAATTTTACCTTGGTTCTCAGTGGAGGCCAGCTGTATTTGGAATGACAGCATCTCCTGTTGCTACTAAAG GCACTTGCACGGTACAAGATTGTGAAGCACACATTGGTCAACTTGAACTTACATTGGATGCAAAGGTTACCTCAGCATCCTCAACTTCTTTCACTTTGAATTTCATTGAGCCTTTGGAAATGGTTTCCATACCTTACATGCCATTCCAGGTATATATCATAAAAGATCGTAGTGAACTTGAGAGCTTTTCCCCTCCTGCAACAATTGTGCACGAATACTATGATGCTTACTCGATTGATTTCGAAGATCTGAAATCGAAGCTCCAGATATTGTATGAAGAG TATGATGCTTTGTTGGCTAGTCTGCAAGAATCGTCACCAAATAAATTTGAAGACACGAATAACATATTAGAGACATCAAGAAAGACCTTGTTCAGATACCATGAGAAGATATTTTATGGCCTAAATTATCTTGGTCCAATCATCACCGCTGAG GTAGTGAAGATATATAATGAAAGCATTAAGACACTGGGTGATTCTGAAGATTGTCTCTTCTCGAAAGCTAGCTTCAGCCTGCATGTAGCTTATTTTAAAGAAGCTTTAGATTTAATTGAGGAAGTATTGCCACATG GTTATGGTGAACTAATGAAATCAGAATCTGGTTCTGCGGAATTAATTAAAAGGGGGTATATTTCTTCAAAAGTGGATGCTCTAATCAACATTTTTAAATCATTTGG GTCATCAAACGAAGTGCTTTGCCTAATTTTTGTAGATAGAATTATGACAGCTAAAGCTGTTGAGAGGTTCATGAGAGGAATTGTTAGTTTCTCTAGTTTTTCAATTTCTTACTTGACTGGAGGGAGTACATCAAAAGATTCTCTGAGCCCAGCAGTGCAGAGATATACTTTAGACTTGTTCCGATCTGGAAAG GTGAACTTGCTTTTCACCACAGATGTAACTGAAGAGGGTATTGATGTACCTAACTGTTCTTGTGTCATACGCTTCGACCTGCCCAGAACTGTTTGTAGCTACGTTCAATCTCGTGGTCGTGCCAGAAGGAGCAGCTCAAATTATGTTCTTATGATTGAGAG GGGAAACATGGATCAGCAGGAACACATATTCCGCATAATACGGACTGAGTACTATATTAAACACTTCGCTCTGTATAGGCACAAAAACCCCAATGTTTCATCCTCTGAGTGGCCTATGCAAGATAAGTATGCATACTATGTTGATTCAACAGGAGCAACTATAACTGCAGACTGCTGTGTTGATCTGATCCGTAAATATTGTGAGAAACTTCCTAAAGATAG GTATTACATGCCAAAGCCTTCCTTTGCGGTGGCTATCGAAGATGGATCATACCAATGCACCTTGACTTTGCCTCCAAATGCGGCGTTTCAAAGGATAGTTGGCCCTTTATGCAGTACAAGTAATTTAGCCAAGCAGCTTGTATCCCTAGATGCGTGCAAGAAATTGCATCAGCTAGGAGAACTCAATGATCATCTTCTACCCTTCACCGAAGAACCTATTGAAATTGATGTTGCTTTAAGAGATGGGAAATTCCTTTCTGGACCAG GAACGACTAAAAGAAAGGAGCTCCATGGAACAAGAAATGTTCTTGCCCTGTCAGGATCGTGGATTCATGAAAGTGAAAGTGTCACATTGAATGCTTATAGATTCGATTTTCTTTGTGACCAAGAGGGTGAAAACTATGCTGGGTTTGTTCTCTTAATGGAATCAGCACTTGATGATGATGTAGCTTGTTCTAAAATGGATCTATTCCTGATCCCTAATAAAATGGTGTACACCACCGTAACTCCGTGTGGAAAAGTTCAACTGGACAAAAAACAG CTACGTGACGGGAAGTTGTTCCAAGAATTCTTTTTCAATGGAATATTTGGTAGATTATTTCATGGATCTCGAACAAGTGGAGTGCAAAGGGAATTTCTTTTCAGAAAAGGTCATGAAATACAATGGAGCTCAGAGAGCATGTACTTACTTTTACCTTTGAGGCATTCACCACACATCCAGCAAGATTTAAACATATACTGGGAGGCAGTTGAATCCTGCACCCAGGCGGTGGAGCAGTTGAGAAATTTGTATCTGGAAGATGAAAATATCCGTGCAAATTTTATTCAACATAGAAGTATCAAGGAGAAAGACATTATTCATCTGGCCAACAAATCTCttcatttttctagcatcaaagaTTCAGTTGTGCTATCGCTTCATACTGGAAGGATATACTCTGTTCTTGACTTGATCTATGACACAACTGCTGAAGACTCGTTTGAAGAGATGTATAATGGAAAAGCTTCACCGTTTTCTTCATTCATGGACTACTACCGTGAAAA GTATGGTATTGTTATTCAACATCCAAAGCAACCGTTGTTGCTGTTAAAGCAAAGCCACAATGCACACAATCTTCTTTTTTCAAAATCGAAGTACATAG ATGGTTCTACGGGTGATCCTTTGCTCATGGAAAAAGAGCAAATACACGCCCGGGTCCCACCTGAATTGTTAATCCACATTGATGTGACAATTGAAGTTCTCAAATCTTTTTATTTATTGCCTTCTGTAATGCATCGACTTCAGTCTCTCATGCTAGCCAGCCAGCTCCGCAGAGATATTGGTTACACTCAACATATACCAAGTTACCTG ATTTTGGAAGCTATCACAACTTTAAGGTGCTGCGAAACATTTTCCCTGGAGCGTTTAGAATTATTGGGAGACTCAGTACTAAAATATGTGATAGGATGTGACCTGTTTTTAAGGTATCCTATGAAACATGAAGGTCATCTTTCTGATATGAGATCAAATGCTGTCTGCAATGCTACGCTTCATAAGCACGGAATCTGGCGATCCTTGCAG GGTTACGTGCGGGATAGTGCATTTGACCCACGGCGTTGGGTTGCTCCTGGGCAGATATCTTTGCGCCCTTTTCCTTGTAACTGCGGAATTGAGACTGCATTTGTTCCAACTAATGGAAGGTATATCAGCGACGACCCATCTTTTGTCGTTGGAAAACCATGTGATAGAGCTCACAGATGGATGTGCTCGAAAGCAATATCTGATTGTGTTGAAGCCCTAGTTGGAGCATATTATGTCGGTGGTGGCATAGTTGCTGCACTTTGGGTTATGAAGTGGTTCGGTATTGAAATAAAATGCGATAGGAAGTTGGTACAGGAAGTAAAGCTCAACGCATCTTATATATGCTACTTACCTAAAATAAGTGTTATTGAGGAGTTGGAAGCAAAACTGAAGTACAACTTCTCAGTCAAGGGCCTTCTACTGGAAGCCATAACTCATCCATCTCTGCAGGAATTAGGGGTTGACTACTGTTACCAG CGTCTGGAATTTCTGGGTGATTCTGTGCTGGATCTACTAATTACACGCTATCTCTATGTTACCCATACTGATGTTGATCCTGGAGAATTGACAGACTTACGTTCCGCTTTGGTTAGTAATGAGAATTTTGCAGAAGTAGTTTTAAGAAATAACATTCACAGTCATCTACAGCATGGGTCTGGAATACTTTTGGAGCAAATCACAGAATATGTTAGATCCAATTTGGAGTGCCAAGGGAAGGTTAATAAATTCCTTCAACATGCTACATGTAAAGTACCTAAG GTGCTTGGAGACATTATGGAAAGCATTGCCGGTGCAATATTTGTAGACACAGATTTTAATGTTGATGTGGTTTGGAAGATTGTTGAACCGTTGCTTTCCCCAATGATAACCCCTGATAATCTTGCATTGCCACCTTATCGGGAGTTGTTAGAGCTGTGTAGTCACCTTGGTTATTTCATAAATTCAAAATGCAGTAGTAAAGGAGAAGAAGTAAGTATAGAGATGTCAGTGCAATTACGAGATGAACTGCTGATAGCGCAAGGACAAGACAGAAATAAGAAGAGTGCAAAGGCAAAAGCAGCAGCTCGTATATTGGCAGATCTGAAG AAAAGAGGCCTTTCAATGAAACAATGTCCTTCTAAAGCTAAGCAGTCGGGTATTATATCTTCGGACCAGCAGTATCCTTTGGCAAGT TTGGAATCACCACTTGATTATTGTCAGGTGAATGTCAATCCTAGCCTAGGAGGCCTTCCCTCACTGAAAGAAGCAG TTGTTCTTCGGCTCAAAATGGACAAAGGTGGACCACGAAGTGCTCTTTTTAAGCTATGCAAGAGGTTGCAGTGGCCAATGCCAGAATTCGAATTTGTGGAACAAAGGTTCAG GACTCCTATTGTTCTGGACGGGGTAACCACAACGAACTTCAATAGCTTCGTGTCAACCATCACCTTGCACATACCTGATGTAGCAGCCATTACACTTCAAGGTGAGCGGCGAACTGACAAAAAGAGTTCCCAGGATTCAGCATCGCTGACAATGCTCCACAAGCTTCAAGAGCTCAAGGTCTGTATATGCAAGACTTAG